In Bradyrhizobium sp. WD16, the genomic stretch CTGTTCCCGCTGCGTTGGGCGAGCGCGCCATGAGGACAGCCACCGCAGCAGCCCTGCGGCCGGCGTCGTTGCTGCGCCCTCCGCTCGCCGTCGTCTCGTTTTCCGGCTTCGTCCATATCCAACAGGAGACTGCCATGCTCCAGCTCAATCCCTATCTGATGTTCAACGGCAACTGCGAAGAGGCCTTCAACCGTTATCACGAGGTGCTGGGTGGCCGGATCGAGGCCATGCTGCGCCACAAGGGTTCGCCGGCGGAAGGGAGCGTCCCTGCCGAGTGGCAGGACAAGATCATGCATGCCTGCCTCATCGTCGGCGACTTTCGCCTGATGGCCTCCGACGCGCCGCCCGCGTATCAGGAACCGATGCGCGGCTGGTCGGTCAATATCGGCGTCGACACCGTCGCCGAGGCCGAGCGCATCTACGCGGCGTTGAGCGAGGGCGGCGAAATCCGCATGCCGCTGGAGAAGACCTTCTGGGCCGAGCGCTTCGGCATGCTGGTCGATCGTTTCGGCACGCCGTGGATGATCAAT encodes the following:
- a CDS encoding VOC family protein — protein: MRTATAAALRPASLLRPPLAVVSFSGFVHIQQETAMLQLNPYLMFNGNCEEAFNRYHEVLGGRIEAMLRHKGSPAEGSVPAEWQDKIMHACLIVGDFRLMASDAPPAYQEPMRGWSVNIGVDTVAEAERIYAALSEGGEIRMPLEKTFWAERFGMLVDRFGTPWMINCTGTA